The region gtataaatccgtattttaaattctttgttCAATTTCATTGTGGCAAGTTTGAGACTgagtacttatgtaaaatataaaataagataGGTTACCTatttagggtgcttttccaccagagatgtgctatgcagctatgctgcgaagatgtgatatctacgctacgaaaatatgtgaccgtttccaccaatactacgctaggtagctgtgcgaggaagatgcgctacgaagatgcgccgccgcaaagtagctgtgcgagaaagatgcgcatctcgagctatgctatgtatcgatagtagggaaacgacgggggcggcggcgccatagctacaccactcgcgatggtccatagcacatatccatagcacgcatccatagcacacatccatagcacgcatcattccatacaaaaaacatatcttagttgaatccgtttccaccagtgctaagctatgtgcaccaataatatgattggtggatatcaaacgcatccatagcatcgtagcatagcacatctctggtggaaaagcacccttattggtacttacttatacctatcataggtataagtaagtaccataCTATTCTCGGTAAAGAATGCTATTACTTAACAATTAGTTCGCCTGTGTAGTGTAAAAGTACCTTTACATTGTGATTTTGTGATACAAAACAAGGGCAAAAAGTGGGTCAACATAATGCTTGTTTAACAGCTATAAGTaactaactatatttttattttctcgagtaggtataagtatctTGAGTCTTTATAGGCTTGAAGATAAAttagttatacataattaattaaaatttatctacctttaggtaggtatgaatattaatcatttatttactaagatctttcttttattacaacctataattaaagaaataaataatcacTTAAAAAGTAAtcactatatttttatttttaaataggtgcctagtatgtacctacctaacataCTGTACATAAGCTCAAAAATTCCAAAAAGTATAATCACTGAAACAcaaaaagtatacttacttgctCTAACtaacaataattacttaacttAATTTCTAATCAGCATCATTATCATAGCtacctaaatacctacataaaataaatcactCTCAACCCAATCAGCACAACTGTAGATTCCTTATTACCTCAAAACTCAAACCCTTTATAAATCAGATACCAAAAGTTTGTCACTTCTAAAGAACTCGcttaaagctgcgtacacaccgggccaacgaacgcccaacgaacgccaacggttatcccaacgatggatattaacgtacagggcagattgcagaaacgaaggccaacgaaaaacgttcgttggcgttcgttggcccggtgtgtacgcggcttaaaaagtacttacttatcttcTAAGTAATAATTACCTTAGAAGGTACACCTACATGTAAAAGTTTGCGAGTACATATTTTAGTGGTAACTacttaatacactcacgagcaatacTTAATTAGCTAATGACGCCGCGCCGTCTTcaatatcaaaaaaaaaaaaaaaatcaaaaatgtatttattgttacaaACAAATCATTAACAAAAATGGCAAGGGCCCTTGTACTAGGTGGTAACCTGTATTACTAGGTACCCCGCTCTTTCACCAcgacaataattattttaaaagtagcagtatattaaaacaaacactGTACGCtattaatttcagttttagaattgtaggtatatatattattataactatccGAGTTGGTTAGTAGTGtaaagtgtgtgtgtgtgcgtgtgtgcgtgtgtgcgtgtgtgtgtgtgtgtgtgtgtgtgtgtgtatgtgtgtgtggtgTGTATGTGACAATGGgctaacattttaattaacaagATTCTCTGTTTCCTTATAGCTAAATTTTAACAATAGATTAGGTAACTTTCTTTTAATTTCGTTAATAGTCAAAGGataaatttgaattattttatttactttattatagATTGATGAACACTGGATCATAAACTGTTTTTTGGCAaatttagtgttaaatatgGAAGACCTACAGACAATGTCATTTCTTCTTTTGAGCATATGTTGTTTGTCAAATGGTAagcttttatgtttttttaatataatatttaaaatatacatttgcCGCGCAGTCAGTAATTTATATGTGTTATGCAATTCATAAGTTGGGAACCGTATCGGCTTAAATTGCATAACTTTTATAAGGGCTCTCTGGGCTCTCTCGATGGTTATAAAATGGGTCTTAGCTGCTCCACCCCACACAGTTATACAGTAACATAAAACTGATTGGGCGAGTGctttataagtagttattagAAGTTTAGCATTTGCGACATGTCTTAACTTACTAAACACCCAGATCAGCTTTCTTACCCTATCAGATGTGTTGTTGATATGTGGTTTCCATGTAAGATGCTGATCTAGTGTGACTCCCaagtatttaatattagtttCCCTTACGATTTTACTACAGGGGCAATTATTTACGTTAGGGTTCGCACAAGAATGTACTTTAATACTAAACTCAGCATCTGGTAGGGTATTTTTGCGGATCGAAAAAGGtacaaactttgtttttttaacgttCAACGTAAGCAAATTATTTCTTAGCCATTTAGAAACTTTAGTAACTCCGGACTCAGCAATATTCTTTATATGgaagtaagtatacatttatCAGCGCACCAGAATATTACCACTACCAAGTACTTAATTAGAAAATTTCAGTTGTTAAAATGTAATGTATTGGGGTGATTTTTGTGTCGCCATTTtgtgaaaacttttttattgctcgcgagtgATTAACAACTCTCGTCCATCATTAACCACTCACGTCCCGATGACCCATTGATAAACCAGACACAATTAGGtaagttttataaatttttaactgTCCTGATTTCCCTGGATGTGACAGGTTAATGAGCGACAATGATCCTAATGCCCGGGTCCGGTTCAGACGCCACGTCCTTGCAGAGCGGCGCGCTGCCCACGATGCGGAAGTTCTTGGTGTACGGTATGATGAGGATGAGGAAGCCGGACACGATCACCCAGATGCCGGCCAGGTAGAACGCCAGGTCCCAGGTGCCGGTGTTGTCTTTTAGTGCTCCTGGAATGAGGAAAGAATTGGGTTTAGTTTGGTCAAAGTACagctctgttttttttaaattatttcgaGAAGCATCGGTCTATGAGGTGAAGAAATGGCCAAAGAAattcctcgagcatcttttcgaCTTTTGGTCGGTGTTTTGGGATCACTGTGTTCTTACATCAGTGGTTGTCTCCGTGGTCACCTCATTTatcaataacaatatttttacgtCATAACTTTACTTATCGTTAGTAAGTCGGATAGGACATATTCCCTTGATTTTAAACTTGTTGtgtctttctttctttaaaacCAAATAGGTATGTAGTTAACTGAATATTTTGATAGGTACATTTGAAATGTCCTTACCTGCCATAGGAGGCCCAATCAGATGCCCAAGTCCTTGACTCAGCAGCACCAAACCATAGGCCATGGCGAATTTATCCAGTCCAACCAATTCCACCAGGATACTAGGAGTATAGGAGTATGAGCTTGAAAACGTAAGTCCGAAGATCAGGGCATTAGCAGCGAGGAGGTAGAAACTCATCTCGTTGTCAGCATCAGTGGTTTCCATGATCACTGCGAACATTATGATGGATACTCCACATATGATCAGACATATGGCGTAGGTTTTCATGATGTGGACCCAGGGCTGGTCTCCTGCCCAACCGAGTGACACCtggaaaataaatgtttttttattggatTGTGTTCACGACgattaaatatacctacttaactatagAAGTAACTTACGGCTCAAACCAAAAATAACCGTATGCTGTCAGTgatgatttatatgtataggaTGCTCAgcattaatattattagctACTCTATATATCTATGGTATTGGCTAGCCAAGCATCAACTACATTCGTTAAATATGTGATTTAGGTACGTAGCCAATTACAAAGTCGATTTTCTAACCAATTTAATTTGTGCTTTCAGAATCACTTACATTAAAGCTCATGCTACCAGTCGcaactagggcatgcaataccgtaataccggtatccgtaataccgggatcccggaccaaatttcagcttttttcaataccggtattgaaagttaataccggtattgaagtaataccggaataggacgtttttaggctataaataaagcgattaagatttagttagccttgtgttcctatattctgtgaaagcgcacttgttcctaaccgtttaatgcagttttcggctgctagaaatctactgttgaccatgcgtaaaccgacaccggatgaaaaaaataatttattctaaaatttaaactcgaAAACTGAagtctcgtaaaaatctacaacaaaatacagaatatgattgcattttcttgttttattctgacgtatacgacctttaaagacagtatatgccatttattacaaggaagtctaataccggtattaataccgggatcccggtattgagttgtaataccggaactcaataccggtattgaaaattgttccggtattgcatgccctagtcgCAACACAAATACTCACAATGCCAATAATAGTCGCGACTCCGAAAATACTCAGCATAATAGCGCCTTGCGTCTCGGTGTAGTTGTTCATAGTCATGAAGGTGGATATGTAGAAGTAGGGCACGATGAACCACACGAAGAGGACCAGGGTGGACAGGTTCATCATGAGGAAGTGGAATTCGGTGAACATATTGAAGTCAAAAGTCGCGTTGGCCATGTCAGCGAGCTTGCGGCCCCAGGTCtgtaagtttaaaattatgattagGGTTAATTAGTGAACTTGGTAGTGTTAAACTTTGGTAGGAACAGGGTGGTTTTACATCAGTCTAGTTACACGGAAGGAGGGATTTAATTGCTTCTAATACCATGTAGTTTCATGTATAGTATACTGCAGGTAAGAAAAACATGCTTAATTCGAGGTAGATATAACCGGTTCaatgtaacaaaatataattgtaaCTACTCATAGTTACTTCCGAGTCCGCGTTGCTATATTTTCCTGCATTGCCTGTCTTTATCATAGCTACTATttagttataagtacaaatGTGTATATCTGTCATTGTGATTTGTTGTGTATGTAAGAAAGTGGATCAAATAAAcgatttatctatctatctatctatctccTTGAGAAACTTAtgcttaggtacttaaaaatattgataaatgGGAAATAATTTAGAGTAAGTAGAAAACCTACCCTTTCTTGATCTTCTTCGACAGACCACATCGAATTCCTGTAGATATCAGGGCAAGAAGACGCCCTCAACTTGTACTTGGCAATGTTCATCATGGCTCCTCGATGCATAATAGAGTTCCTGTGCACCCTGAGGTCCCTGAAGTAATGGTGATTAGTACCGAACTGACGGGACAACCAATCTTGTCTGACCCCTCTTGCGGTCTGTGCTGTATTTGCTGGCTTGTTCTCTGGAATCGGTTGAAGGAACTTTTCCCTGACAATGTCAAGCTTATCCTCGAAATCTTTCTTCGCTTTCTTCTTCATCTTTATTTTCATAGACATAGTAATTGGCTTCTGCTTCGACACTTCAGCTGCAGGCTCTACTGGCAGTTTTTGTTCTGATGTGCTTCTTAACGCAAGCAATGACGGATAATTCTCCAGGATGATGTTGTATAATCTTGTGTTGGCTTTCAGATGTTCTAATACTTCAGCTGGAAcctgaaatataataaatattacatcAATAAAGATGATAGGTTGAAGTTGATGAACACAGTTAGGTAGgagaagaaaataaatagatagtTACCTTctcgctttgccttaaaaatgTTGGCAAATTGATTACCGAGTTGACTTTGTGCTGCGATAGTTCTGAATTGATTTTAGTTGTTGCATCTAAAGTTTCTGCTTCCGCTATTGATGCCACAAGAGTTGTCAAAATATATTCCGGTGtttctccacttttcatcAAAGTTTTCAGTTCCTCAACACCAGGAAACACGGACTCCGTCCCACAAGATCTTGCAGATTTGGCTGATATGGAAACGGAACTTGAAGCTCTCTTTGATTTATTCAGCTGTCGTTGTTTTTTCTGCTCTATTTTTAACCATTCAGGATCCCTCATTACTGCTCCACAGACACATACATTAAGTACAGTGCCGGATAAAAGGAGCAAAGTTCCTCTCCAGTTGTACTCGTCCAGCAGATAGGTCGTCAGAGGCGAGTAGAAGAATGTACCAAAGCCGACACCACAGGATCCCAACCCTACAGCCAAGTTACGGCGTTTGTCGAACCAGTAAGCAATGCAGACCACGGCTGTAACGTAGAGTAATCCCATTCCTAAGCCAGCCATTAATCCATACGTTATGTAGAGTACTTCAATAGAGTTGCTGTAGGATGCAGCCACAAACCCGATGGTTGACGATACGCCACCAAGAATGGTCATTTTTCTACAGCCATATCGATCAACGAGAGCACTCATGATAGGTCCAGCAATCAGTGGGACAGATATGAAAAGACTTCCAATCAGTGAGGTTGCTGCTTCTTTTGTTTCGAAGTACTCGACCAGTTTTTGGTTGACCAGGCCGTAGGAGAACGCTAGACCGTCCGCAACTGTTGCGATCAAGAACGATGCGACCACCACCACCCAGCCCCACCCTCCGTCCGGTATCTGCGGAGTCTGCTCCTCCGACGGCGGGTTGCTGGAGCAAATACTGTCATCGTCGCCGAGACCCAAGAATTTGACTCCTTCGTTAGTCGATACAGCATCATCATCGCTGTTCTTTCCGTCCTTATGATATTCTACGGCTAGGGTATCTTTAGCCGCATTATATTTCCCTCCATCCGTTTTCATagaatttattgtattgagATCATTCTTAGATGTTTCTAACCCTTTCGTGTAGTAATGCTCATCACTTTTATGAAATACTGCGGGATCGGAGTTTAATTTGTTCCCATCGACGTTGAGACGATCACCACTCGCCAGGAGGGGTGACGTAGCCTTCTCCTCTTCAGAAGGTACTTTCGACTCATATTTGATCGTCTTTTCTTTGCCTGGTATTCCATTTGTATAGGCTCGTTGGGTGTCCAtcagtttttttcaaaaacgAGACGGAGCTAAGAGCTAAGCGAACTTAGTTCTATATTCGATCCCTTGATTAGGGATCGTAGGGTTGACTTCAGAAACTGGGTTCTCAACCCTTTCCACCGACTTACGTCGATGAATTTAGTTCTCTCGACCAATGTCTTAATCTTGGGTCTCTAGCAGAGTACCGGCAGGGTCTCTTAGTGATGCAGAGAGTGAGGGAGCGCGGCTTGTTGGTTGTCGAGTACATCAAGGACGGACAAGTCCTCGATATTACACTTTTGAAAAATGCACTTTTCACGTTCTTGCGCCGTCGGCTTCTAAACGCTGAGGACCTCGTTGACATAAAGAATCAAAGTTTTATTGACCACATGACAACGCGGAGGCGATGAGCAGATAATCTGAAACAAAACACAAGACGGcatttaataacattattagAGGTTTAATAATATCCTATTCttaaacggcgatacggctctcGACCTGTCTCGTGGGTGACctgcttgcgagtcacctcttaCTAACTCTTCGGGGATTAAAGTCGTCACAATAGTATAAGCTCTTTGATATAGCTACATAGGACGAGACAATGAAGCAAACaagatataaaagttttatgttGACCTAGTCAAAACTGCAGCCAACTTTCTCTTCTCTTGGTAGCACTCGAAAGGAACTTTTttcctacctacctaactatgtACATGTACCATGGACCCATGGTACATAATAGTCTGTAACCCTAACACCAATTTACCAAACATACTTAATTGACTATCAGTGGATCCCAAACGCTTAAACTTATTACCAATAGGTACCATGAAAGCGAAATTGGTATTCATTCCACGATCAACCTAATAATAACAACGTAAAACGGTTGATGCCGGTTTTGTTTAAAGATCCGTTCAAAAACTGCAACGTTTCGGTTCTCGCCGGTTTCTACCGGTTGGAATTATTGGAAACTAGAAGCTCCGAGACTGTTACGGTGGTCTTGATAAAAAAGGTGGACTCAacaatgttatattttatgctattCGTGGTAGCGTAGCAAATTAAAGTATCTATCGTCACAACCAATACcatctaggtacctacttaagtattatattccggatgttttccttcaccctTTGCACTGCCAAGTAACTATTGACATTGACACTGGTAGATGGGCAACTTAAGGCAACTTTACATatagttacttaaatattataatatatatgaataaataatatttctgcCTAATCGAGACGGAAATGCCCTGTGGAGTACCTATCATACAGGTTTAGTTAACAGGTTTTATAACTTTCGTTGTTAGAGATAAATATTACATGAAATTAAGACTTAttaagatacctacctactacactACTTTACATAATGTTTGTACAGTGCCATGCGTAAgtgctatattttttattcaagtaaataattaattaagtaagtacttatgtctTCTTGAGTTCAAAATACACCACAGAGATAAGAcaatgcatttttattttttacataataatatctgtCTTCAAGATTATTTAGATATTCCATTTAAGTATGTACacacttaattaattaattttaaatactttttatctcatacatttaaatactaAACCAATTAATTGAGATAATTTAAGCGACAAGTAAACACAAATAacaggtaggtaagtacttaaaaatgACAATTAAAGTCGGCTCTTCCTATCAACTCATGAGTGGGTGGGTACATAACTATACCTTATCATTATTAAAACATATCAGCACTATCACCTTATCAGAGTAAGTATTCGGTATATACCAGCTAGCACTACGAGATGAGTTTTCTTTcagtgataatgataagtgATAACTTTAAGAACAAGTGATAAAAAATTTACGAAGGTCGGCCATTGACATGTTTACTGTCAACCAAAAGATAGGAGCGGAAATAAATTGAGCTCCAATAAAAGTAGTAAATTAAATGCCAATACAATAACCGTTAATCAATGAAAGGACTTCCTTAGCCATAAATTTTGATCAGCACGCGAAAAAGCTATAGGTAAGGCCGCGTACCCACCCATTTGGGAAACTGCTATCTTACCACCACCGCcacattagcaatcaacaatccATAAGGAATGTTACTCTCCTGTCAAACATCAGTCAAATCCATACAACTTACGTctgatttgacaagcgagcgacgaCGCCGCTTAAGGATTGTCAATTGTTAATGTTCGGTGATGGTAACCCCACTGGTCCCGTCGAGAGTTCACGGTTCGCTATTTTAGTGCTCACCGTACACAGTTTTTTAGTTTTGCGCTCACTCTACGCATTTTGAAGCGGCATGCAGACATCAAAACCTACCTACTATCTAGATACTTTCATCACCTTTCCATCAGGTCAGACTACACGTATGCCGACTGAATAATTATCTGGTCATTGTAGTGTGGTAGTTATGCACTTGATGCGTATACTTGACCCAGTTGGTGCGAGTGCCGATAACTGTAGTAGCGTCAGCATTGACACTATTAACTCAAGTAAgaatacaatataaaacataatttgtttaaaacagAGGACGTGAAATCCAAAATTCCGTGaaactgaacaataaaaatttaggggtaattttttttttgagttgAGGCCCCGAACAGTCGCTCGTCAATCTCGTCATATGCGGGATATGGCTAAagtgtaagtatacataaatatacttatcacggataataatatagttatgTGACAATAATCACCTTAGGCTTTGGTCTTTGGTTGGCCTTTACTTACCAAGCCATCTTTTGTTGATGCGATTATAGTCATCAATTCGGTCACTAATCGAACTCCATTGGGGCGTAAGTCAGCGTAACGTAAATCTCTACAATGTACCTCTCCATAGCCTAATCCCAttctacatacctacctatccaTCGGATAAACTTATCAATTGATCTGTTCCTTTGACAGATGACTTGACGAGCCTTCTACCAAGGGTgcctttccaccagagatgtgctatgcagctatgctgcaTTGATGTGAAAGAAAACCGTTCCTACCACTGCTATGCTATGCGGACCAATTAATAAATGAAGGATATCAAACGCCACATAGGTATATAGCAACGCAGCATTGCACATCTGTGCTGGGAGAAACAGACTTACTGATTACGTCATTTGTcttctataaaataataaaatacatttccaAGTAATTCGTCCCTGCTTGCGTCAGAGGCGCATGATTATGATCCAGACAGAAAATTTGGCTAAAATCCAATGTTTATTTGTACTGTTTACGTAAATAGCTTATAGCCCGCGTCACATTGATATTTCACctaatgaaatacataaactgCCTGCAGTGTCTTGTAGCgttatttttcaatttcagTTTTGTTGCAGTTTTATACGCAGtgaatttttgtaaataatcgATCTcttcatcagccaataatcatctactgctggacataggcctctcccaaggagcgccacaacactcggtcctcggccttcctcatccacccactacccgccaccaaTAATCGacctgaaaaatataattgacaTACTTACTGAACAATATAGGCAAACATGTTTCatgatgtttattattttatgtttaatcaaagtcaaatatttttatcaatcgAAATAAATTTGTCTGATGttcgtaaatttttacaaactactctcaaGGGCACTTAACTCCTCAACGGCCATACGTAACGGAATGAAAATTCCTGTTTTTGGGATCTGTGCCATTTAGGAATTGACATTGAAGATCGTACCAAAATTATTAGAATAGGTAGAtctaatcataattataatacagtcatataaaataataatatgactgtATTATTAAgtcataataaaaaagttattagaTTGACCACAGCACAATAAATATGACAATAGCAACAGGAGCCGCTTCGGTACCAGGAAATCATAAACATTATGCAGGTTTATATTCAACACATGATACGTTTGTACGCAACTCGGCCATTGTCTGTGTCCATTGTTTGTGCGGATGTTGAGATTGCACAGATTGATCAAATGCAGTCATCAACTACACCGGCAGGTAAttagttatacagggtggcgcAGTAATGGTATTGTTAGTTTAGTATGTTAGCCGAAACTCGACACAACTCTGGTCACCCTAATAAACTACTGCTGCTACGgctactacctacttacttacgttCTCTTAAACACCCTGTGTGTACCTATTATTAGTTAAGTTGGTACCTTGGTACCAAGGAACATAATACTCTCTACCGAGAGGTTGCTAGGTACACTAACTTGGTACCTACCACCCTACATTTCTacatgttataataattatgttactaGGTTAGGTTGCGACTTAGacattaggtatacttactaagtacctaggtgCCTACTAATACGAGGTCAATGACTGGGTTCGACGGCACTTGTATGATAATCTGCAGTGCTatataagtaactacctataaTATCTACCAAGGCAGCACATAATCTGTACCTAAATGGGTATATTTATTGTGGCAAAAGTATAGTATAGTATGATTTGTAAGCCGATTTTACCGATGAGccttttattttcatacataaacttataacacccgtCGCGGGGTTAAAAACTTGAGAAGGATTGTTATTCTATgggtacaatttaaatcatcaccaaaaaaaatatttgtacgcTAATacattgcaccaaaaaaaataattaaaaccaaattaattaaaccaaCTCCAAAATAGAAatcccaaaaaaatacatttaccttccaaaataaataaacacgcctCCAAATAATTGGAAGTTTACAACAGATAATCTTTTTTGTCcccaaaacggataaatcatcaccaaatcatGTGTCCTATAATATTGTAGAAATGTTGGCACTATTTACacaccataaaaaatatatgaacatcataaaaatttatttcaaaccaaaTGAGGTTGCCGTCCCCGTCCCGTCCCCAAGGTCCCCAAGGTGTCCAAGATGCCCAAGTTCCCCTAGGTGCCCAAAGTGCCCTAGGTGCCCACTTAGTGCCCAAGGTGCCTAAGGTGCGCAAGGTGCCCAAGGTGCGCAAGGCGCCCAAGGCGCCCAAGGTGGCCAAGGTGCCCAAGTTGCCCAAAGTGCCCAAAGTGCCCAAGATGCCCAAAGTCCCCAGGTCGCCAAGGTCCCCAAGATGCCCAAAGTCCCCCAGGTCCCCAAGGTCGTCAAGCTACCCAAGGCGCCTAAGGTCCCCAAGGTCGCCAAGGCCTCCTAGATCCCCAAAGTCTCCTAGGTAACCCTAGGTCTCCAAGGTCGCCAAAGTCACCAAGCTCCCCACGATGCCCAAAGTCCCCCAGGTCCCCAAGGTCCCCAAGGTGCCTAAGGTCGC is a window of Plutella xylostella chromosome 17, ilPluXylo3.1, whole genome shotgun sequence DNA encoding:
- the LOC105386364 gene encoding monocarboxylate transporter 14, yielding MDTQRAYTNGIPGKEKTIKYESKVPSEEEKATSPLLASGDRLNVDGNKLNSDPAVFHKSDEHYYTKGLETSKNDLNTINSMKTDGGKYNAAKDTLAVEYHKDGKNSDDDAVSTNEGVKFLGLGDDDSICSSNPPSEEQTPQIPDGGWGWVVVVASFLIATVADGLAFSYGLVNQKLVEYFETKEAATSLIGSLFISVPLIAGPIMSALVDRYGCRKMTILGGVSSTIGFVAASYSNSIEVLYITYGLMAGLGMGLLYVTAVVCIAYWFDKRRNLAVGLGSCGVGFGTFFYSPLTTYLLDEYNWRGTLLLLSGTVLNVCVCGAVMRDPEWLKIEQKKQRQLNKSKRASSSVSISAKSARSCGTESVFPGVEELKTLMKSGETPEYILTTLVASIAEAETLDATTKINSELSQHKVNSVINLPTFLRQSEKVPAEVLEHLKANTRLYNIILENYPSLLALRSTSEQKLPVEPAAEVSKQKPITMSMKIKMKKKAKKDFEDKLDIVREKFLQPIPENKPANTAQTARGVRQDWLSRQFGTNHHYFRDLRVHRNSIMHRGAMMNIAKYKLRASSCPDIYRNSMWSVEEDQERTWGRKLADMANATFDFNMFTEFHFLMMNLSTLVLFVWFIVPYFYISTFMTMNNYTETQGAIMLSIFGVATIIGIVSLGWAGDQPWVHIMKTYAICLIICGVSIIMFAVIMETTDADNEMSFYLLAANALIFGLTFSSSYSYTPSILVELVGLDKFAMAYGLVLLSQGLGHLIGPPMAGALKDNTGTWDLAFYLAGIWVIVSGFLILIIPYTKNFRIVGSAPLCKDVASEPDPGIRIIVAH